The following is a genomic window from Phaseolus vulgaris cultivar G19833 chromosome 6, P. vulgaris v2.0, whole genome shotgun sequence.
AGAGATATCATATCATATTCAGATTCATTTTCGTTCTACCATGAAACTTGCTGTGAGTGTTTACCTTACGCTGTGTTTTGCCTCTTCCATTATCATGGTGATGGCCACAATACAAAGGGCAAGGTTCTTGTTGGGCACCGACGATTACTACGTTAGAGTGATCAATGGTTTCACTGACAATTCCTCTGTGCCGTTGGTGATTTGGTGTTCTTCCGAGGAGATAGATCTCGGTGGGCGTGCCCTTCAGGAGCACGATGATTTTAGTTGGGTGATGAGGCCAAGTTTCTGGAGCAGCAATCGCATGAAGTGTACCATGAAATGGGACACTACGAGGAAGAGTTTCGAGGCGTTTAAGGCTTCCCGAGACACCGAACGAT
Proteins encoded in this region:
- the LOC137832028 gene encoding S-protein homolog 5 encodes the protein MKLAVSVYLTLCFASSIIMVMATIQRARFLLGTDDYYVRVINGFTDNSSVPLVIWCSSEEIDLGGRALQEHDDFSWVMRPSFWSSNRMKCTMKWDTTRKSFEAFKASRDTERCGIHRMCSWMVTQDGFYFSNDEVNWRKDFLW